The Flavobacterium praedii genome window below encodes:
- a CDS encoding transketolase family protein, with translation MNHKMDQLAADNIRALAISMVEKANSGHPGGAMGGADFMHILYTEYLNFDPTQMDWPFRDRFFMDAGHLSALMYAQYYLLGNYKKEDLQQFRQWGSVTPGHPEVDVLRGIENTSGPLGQGHTMGVGAAIAAKFLGARFEGLFDHKIYGFITDGGVQEEISQGAGRIAGHLGLNNFIMFYDSNDVQLSSMTDEVTSEDTAMKYRAWGWNVMTIDAHNHLEIRKALDTAHQETEKPTLIIGKTIMGKGCVTSEGNMYEGECELHGKPIGDTKADYTKTLLNLNANPADPFAIYKEVAVHYNQVLAKKVEKATLKKQQIAQWENENPLLANKMQQFLSGELPELDLSNVVQKANAATRDASSAVLAYLAENVENIIVSSADLSNSDKTDGFLKKSSVLQKNNFNGAFLQAGVAELTMTSIANGIALHGGVIPVVATFFVFSDYMKPAIRLAAIQELPVKYVLTHDSFRVGEDGPTHQPIEQEAQMRLLEKVKNHSGHQSLVALRPADAIETSVAWDMALKNTKTPTALILSRQNIKDIPSSYTTRYEEATEAKKGGYLVKKAQNPDITLIANGSEVSTLIDAAVILEKEHNLKINIASIISEGLFKSQSKSYQESIIPKGKLVFGLTAGLPVNLEGLIGNSGKIVGLDHFGYSAPASVLDEKFGFTSQHVCTEILQYIEESKK, from the coding sequence ATGAATCACAAAATGGACCAATTAGCCGCAGACAACATAAGAGCGCTGGCTATTTCTATGGTAGAAAAAGCAAATTCAGGACACCCAGGTGGTGCCATGGGAGGAGCTGATTTTATGCATATTTTATACACGGAATATTTAAATTTTGACCCGACCCAAATGGATTGGCCTTTCAGAGACCGTTTCTTTATGGATGCAGGTCACTTATCGGCCTTGATGTATGCACAATACTATTTGTTGGGAAACTATAAAAAAGAAGATCTGCAACAATTTAGACAATGGGGATCCGTTACACCTGGCCATCCCGAAGTTGATGTACTCAGAGGAATCGAAAACACATCAGGTCCATTGGGGCAAGGTCATACGATGGGCGTGGGTGCAGCTATAGCGGCAAAATTTCTTGGAGCCAGATTTGAAGGCCTTTTCGACCACAAAATTTATGGTTTTATAACTGATGGAGGTGTACAAGAAGAAATTTCGCAAGGAGCAGGAAGAATTGCAGGACATTTGGGGCTGAACAACTTTATCATGTTTTATGATTCGAATGATGTGCAACTTTCGTCGATGACCGATGAAGTGACTTCCGAAGATACCGCTATGAAATACCGAGCATGGGGCTGGAACGTAATGACAATTGACGCTCACAATCATTTGGAAATTAGAAAAGCTTTGGATACTGCACATCAAGAAACCGAAAAACCTACCTTAATTATTGGCAAAACAATAATGGGTAAAGGTTGTGTTACCTCAGAAGGAAACATGTATGAAGGAGAATGTGAATTGCATGGAAAACCCATTGGAGACACCAAAGCCGATTACACAAAAACCCTACTAAACCTCAACGCTAATCCAGCCGATCCTTTTGCGATATATAAAGAAGTAGCCGTACATTACAATCAAGTATTAGCCAAAAAAGTTGAAAAAGCTACTTTGAAAAAACAGCAAATTGCGCAATGGGAGAATGAAAATCCTTTGCTAGCCAATAAAATGCAACAGTTTTTATCTGGTGAATTACCTGAATTGGATTTGAGTAATGTTGTTCAGAAAGCCAATGCTGCAACTAGAGACGCATCATCAGCGGTGCTGGCTTATTTGGCGGAAAATGTAGAAAACATAATCGTTTCATCGGCAGATTTATCGAACAGTGATAAAACGGATGGATTCTTGAAAAAATCATCTGTGTTGCAAAAAAATAATTTCAACGGTGCCTTTTTACAAGCTGGAGTTGCTGAATTGACCATGACTTCCATAGCCAATGGTATTGCGCTGCATGGTGGAGTAATCCCAGTTGTAGCGACCTTTTTTGTGTTCTCAGATTATATGAAACCCGCGATACGTTTGGCTGCCATTCAAGAACTTCCTGTAAAATATGTCCTAACGCACGACTCATTCCGAGTAGGTGAAGACGGACCCACCCACCAACCTATCGAGCAAGAAGCACAAATGCGTTTGTTAGAAAAAGTCAAAAATCATTCGGGACATCAAAGTTTGGTAGCATTGCGCCCTGCCGATGCCATCGAAACTTCAGTGGCTTGGGATATGGCTTTAAAAAACACCAAAACACCAACGGCTTTAATTCTTTCGAGACAAAACATTAAGGACATTCCATCTAGCTATACTACAAGATATGAGGAAGCAACAGAAGCTAAAAAAGGTGGTTATTTGGTCAAAAAAGCACAAAATCCGGACATCACTTTAATCGCAAACGGATCGGAAGTTTCAACACTTATTGATGCCGCTGTGATTTTAGAGAAAGAGCATAATCTAAAAATCAATATCGCCTCCATTATTTCTGAAGGTCTATTCAAATCACAATCGAAATCCTACCAAGAAAGTATAATTCCAAAAGGAAAACTCGTTTTTGGACTTACCGCTGGACTTCCAGTAAATCTTGAAGGATTAATTGGTAATAGCGGAAAAATAGTTGGCTTAGATCATTTTGGCTATTCGGCGCCAGCGAGTGTATTGGATGAAAAATTTGGGTTTACAAGCCAACATGTTTGTACGGAAATACTACAATATATTGAGGAAAGTAAAAAATAG
- the fsa gene encoding fructose-6-phosphate aldolase, producing MKFFIDTANLKDIKEANDLGILDGVTTNPSLMAKEGITGADNIIAHYVKICELVDGDVSAEVISTDFAGMIAEGEKLAALHPQIVVKIPMIKDGIKAIKYFSNKGIRTNCTLVFSVGQALLAAKAGATYVSPFIGRLDDISTDGLSLIEDIKLIYDNYGYETQILAASVRHVMHIINCAKIGADVITGPLSAIEGLLKHPLTDSGLATFLADYQKGNS from the coding sequence ATGAAATTTTTTATCGATACAGCAAATTTAAAAGACATCAAAGAAGCCAATGATCTTGGAATATTAGACGGGGTAACTACAAATCCTTCGCTTATGGCGAAAGAAGGAATCACTGGAGCCGACAATATCATCGCGCATTACGTAAAAATATGTGAATTAGTGGATGGTGATGTTAGTGCCGAAGTTATCTCCACTGATTTTGCAGGAATGATAGCCGAAGGAGAAAAATTGGCAGCACTGCATCCCCAGATTGTGGTTAAAATCCCGATGATCAAAGACGGCATCAAGGCTATTAAATATTTTTCGAATAAAGGAATCAGAACCAACTGTACCTTAGTTTTTTCAGTAGGTCAAGCATTGCTTGCTGCCAAAGCTGGTGCCACTTATGTATCGCCTTTCATAGGAAGACTGGATGATATTTCGACAGATGGACTTTCACTTATTGAGGACATCAAATTGATTTATGACAATTACGGTTATGAAACCCAAATTCTGGCAGCTTCAGTTCGTCACGTCATGCACATTATAAATTGTGCCAAAATTGGTGCCGATGTTATTACGGGACCATTAAGCGCAATCGAAGGTTTATTGAAACATCCACTTACCGATAGTGGTTTGGCAACATTCCTTGCTGATTACCAAAAAGGGAATAGCTAG
- a CDS encoding NUDIX hydrolase, whose translation MLNSYSTADKVLLAVDCIIFGFDEEGLKILLIKRDFEPEKGKWSLMGGFLKKEEDLDTAAIRVLNTYTGLQDIYMEQLYTYSEIDRDPVERTISVAYYALINIENHNAELIQNYHAKWFSVSEVPKLIFDHDNMLAHAIRRLRYRTSMRPVGFELLPEKFKMSQLLKLYESILDKEIDKRNFISKINSLDILIKLDEKDMTSSRKGSYLFTFDKEKYDAKLLNHFALNF comes from the coding sequence ATGCTAAATAGTTATAGTACAGCAGACAAAGTTCTTCTAGCAGTTGATTGTATCATTTTCGGCTTTGATGAAGAAGGGTTAAAAATTCTCTTGATTAAAAGAGATTTTGAACCAGAAAAAGGGAAATGGTCTTTAATGGGTGGATTTCTAAAAAAAGAGGAAGACCTAGATACTGCAGCCATACGAGTATTGAATACGTATACAGGATTGCAGGATATCTATATGGAGCAACTCTATACCTATAGTGAAATTGATCGTGACCCTGTGGAACGTACCATATCTGTGGCCTATTATGCCCTGATTAATATCGAAAATCACAATGCTGAATTGATTCAGAATTACCATGCCAAATGGTTTAGTGTTTCGGAAGTGCCAAAACTGATTTTTGACCACGACAATATGTTGGCTCATGCCATTAGGAGATTGCGTTATAGAACCTCAATGAGACCAGTTGGATTTGAACTTTTACCCGAAAAATTCAAAATGAGCCAGTTACTGAAGTTGTACGAATCTATATTGGATAAAGAAATCGATAAAAGAAATTTTATTAGCAAAATAAATTCGTTGGATATTTTGATAAAATTAGACGAGAAAGACATGACCTCTTCTAGGAAAGGATCTTATCTCTTTACTTTTGACAAAGAAAAATACGACGCCAAACTCTTGAATCATTTTGCTTTGAATTTTTAA
- a CDS encoding SusC/RagA family TonB-linked outer membrane protein, with translation MTTNQRLFFYCNFLLPKKEWLLALLVMLFTTYNASAQQANIIKGKVTSEKDGMPLPGVNVLVQGTSTAVSTGFDGEYSIQAKPTDVLVFSYIGYKNQEVTIANRTQINFALREDLNKLNEVVVVGYGTQKKADLTGSVSVVNMKEAKTITTYDPAKMLQGQVAGVTVQSSGEPGGYVNVKIRGISSFTNNNPLFVIDGMIVDSPNDFAPGDIESMQVLKDASSAAIYGVRGANGVIIITTKKGKQGKFEVKYKSLLGLQTVPTKWDLTDREGYQNITNAAETNAGKIPTAPGNDSTSPYFINNVNTDWQKEAFQTGVINNQALTFSGGAETMTYNMNIDYFKNTSYVNSPQDYERISTNLNLSGKKGKFKYGSKIGYTQSDKESFNSYVGESAIQSLLTAIPTMSVYDENNLGGYGGTDSFTQRAISMNVIGFNNLIDNSGKRNRFIGDIWGELEIVKGLKYKIDASFDRLDWKDRKFIPPFELGWYYVTENSEASLDIATGSQSRTFLNNLLTYETTIGKHKFDALVGWVQERSDNYNHYSRGVGYIPGEISHLEYADETTSGEYENTITGVSYLSRINYSYDDRYFVQGNFRQDKTSLFSPENNTGNFYSFSGAWKISSEEFLHLPEWVSNIKVRGGYGILGNNTIGVYAYAPTVNRFAGYDFNNEFAPGTTVVSAIDPDVHWEETKSTNVALELGFLNNSVQFSAEYFIKESTDLLIGVPLPYSAGAFPANVVTNAGAVKNSGLEFTASYANNDHEFKYNISANLGTLKNEVLQIGIKGNPIYGAASKTEVGRSIGEIFAYETDGIFQNANEIAAGPIQTNAGIGDIRFKDQNGDGQITDADRTYQGTTIPKYSYGINLGASYKNFDFSMFWQGAGGNMVFNAMYRDLMRGDYGNHHTDELNYWSTTNTNTNVPRPIIGDPNANARDSNRFIEKGDYLKLQTMEIGYQIPVPTDFCIQKAKVYINGQNLLTLSKYKGYDPDFNSNDGLFSRGYDAGSFPNPRTLSLGLEVTF, from the coding sequence ATGACAACAAACCAAAGATTATTTTTTTATTGCAATTTTTTATTGCCTAAAAAAGAATGGCTATTAGCACTATTAGTTATGCTCTTCACTACGTATAATGCATCGGCACAACAAGCCAATATTATAAAAGGGAAAGTTACCTCTGAAAAAGATGGGATGCCTCTTCCGGGTGTAAATGTATTAGTTCAAGGAACTTCAACAGCAGTATCAACAGGGTTTGACGGAGAATATTCTATTCAAGCAAAACCAACAGATGTACTTGTTTTTTCATACATAGGTTATAAAAATCAAGAAGTAACTATTGCCAACCGCACACAAATTAATTTTGCTTTAAGAGAAGACCTTAACAAACTAAATGAAGTAGTTGTAGTAGGTTACGGGACACAAAAGAAAGCTGATTTAACAGGATCTGTAAGTGTGGTAAACATGAAAGAAGCCAAAACCATTACGACCTATGATCCCGCCAAAATGCTGCAAGGACAAGTGGCGGGAGTAACCGTACAATCGTCAGGAGAGCCAGGAGGTTATGTTAACGTAAAAATTAGAGGGATTTCTTCTTTTACCAACAACAACCCTCTTTTTGTAATTGACGGAATGATTGTTGATAGTCCAAACGATTTTGCCCCGGGTGATATCGAATCGATGCAAGTATTAAAAGACGCCTCTTCGGCTGCAATTTATGGTGTTCGTGGAGCCAATGGAGTAATAATTATCACTACCAAAAAAGGTAAACAAGGAAAATTTGAAGTGAAATACAAATCTTTACTTGGACTTCAGACAGTACCAACTAAATGGGATTTAACAGACAGAGAAGGTTATCAAAACATCACAAATGCTGCAGAAACAAATGCTGGAAAAATTCCAACTGCCCCTGGAAATGACTCAACAAGTCCTTACTTTATTAATAATGTAAATACTGATTGGCAAAAAGAAGCATTCCAGACTGGAGTAATCAACAATCAAGCATTAACTTTTAGCGGTGGCGCCGAAACTATGACATACAACATGAACATAGATTATTTCAAAAATACCAGCTATGTAAATTCTCCTCAAGATTATGAAAGAATTTCAACTAACTTGAATCTGTCAGGTAAAAAAGGAAAATTTAAATACGGATCAAAAATTGGATACACTCAATCAGATAAAGAAAGCTTTAACAGTTATGTAGGCGAATCGGCAATACAAAGTTTATTAACTGCAATTCCAACAATGTCTGTATATGATGAGAACAATTTGGGTGGATATGGTGGAACGGATAGTTTTACACAAAGAGCTATATCTATGAATGTTATAGGATTCAACAACTTAATAGATAACAGTGGAAAGAGAAATCGTTTCATTGGTGATATTTGGGGTGAACTCGAAATTGTAAAAGGCTTAAAGTATAAAATTGATGCCAGTTTTGACAGACTGGATTGGAAAGATAGAAAATTCATTCCACCATTTGAATTAGGATGGTACTACGTTACCGAAAATTCAGAAGCTTCACTTGACATAGCTACAGGCAGTCAATCAAGAACATTCTTAAATAATTTATTAACTTATGAAACAACAATTGGCAAACACAAATTTGATGCATTAGTAGGATGGGTTCAAGAAAGATCTGATAACTACAACCACTATTCAAGAGGAGTAGGTTATATTCCAGGGGAAATAAGCCATCTTGAGTATGCTGATGAAACCACTAGTGGTGAATATGAAAACACAATTACAGGGGTCTCCTACTTGAGTAGAATTAATTATTCGTATGATGACCGCTATTTCGTTCAAGGGAATTTCAGACAAGATAAAACGTCACTTTTCAGCCCAGAAAACAATACAGGAAACTTCTATTCATTCTCTGGTGCTTGGAAAATTAGCAGTGAGGAATTCTTACACTTACCAGAATGGGTAAGCAATATCAAAGTCAGAGGAGGTTATGGTATTTTAGGAAACAATACTATTGGTGTATACGCTTATGCACCAACTGTAAATCGTTTTGCGGGTTATGATTTTAATAACGAATTTGCTCCTGGTACAACAGTGGTAAGCGCAATTGACCCTGATGTACACTGGGAGGAAACAAAAAGCACGAACGTTGCCTTGGAGTTAGGATTTCTTAATAACAGTGTGCAGTTTTCTGCTGAATATTTCATTAAAGAATCTACAGATTTATTAATTGGCGTACCATTGCCATACTCAGCAGGAGCTTTTCCAGCAAATGTAGTAACAAACGCAGGAGCTGTTAAAAATAGCGGCTTAGAGTTTACAGCTTCTTATGCAAACAATGACCATGAGTTTAAATACAATATTTCAGCCAACTTAGGAACGCTGAAAAATGAGGTGTTACAAATTGGAATTAAAGGAAACCCAATTTATGGAGCGGCTTCAAAAACAGAAGTAGGAAGATCAATCGGTGAAATTTTCGCATATGAAACGGATGGAATTTTCCAAAATGCTAATGAAATAGCTGCAGGCCCTATTCAAACAAATGCTGGTATTGGAGACATTCGTTTCAAAGACCAAAATGGTGACGGACAAATTACTGACGCAGATAGAACCTATCAAGGGACAACAATCCCAAAATACAGTTATGGTATAAACTTGGGCGCATCATATAAAAACTTTGATTTCTCAATGTTCTGGCAAGGAGCTGGTGGAAATATGGTATTCAATGCAATGTATCGCGATTTGATGAGGGGAGACTATGGTAATCACCATACAGATGAACTTAATTATTGGTCAACAACAAATACAAATACTAATGTTCCTCGTCCTATCATTGGAGACCCAAATGCAAATGCTAGAGATTCTAATCGTTTTATTGAAAAAGGAGACTACTTGAAATTACAAACTATGGAGATTGGATATCAAATTCCTGTTCCAACAGACTTTTGTATACAAAAAGCTAAAGTTTATATCAATGGCCAAAACTTATTAACCCTTTCTAAATACAAAGGATACGATCCAGATTTTAACAGTAACGACGGATTATTCTCTAGAGGATATGACGCAGGTTCTTTCCCTAATCCAAGAACTCTTTCTCTAGGACTTGAAGTAACTTTTTAA
- a CDS encoding RagB/SusD family nutrient uptake outer membrane protein, translating into MKYKIYKYLAGFICIAAVTASCVNDDDLLQTDPNVDSSGSFWKTEKDALEGVNAVYGCLIADGTYMRSTPLMLDTKSDDSRSNSPWGAMSNVGRFNSNVSDPAIYGWAYEMYYQGIYRANQVLTNVPKIDMADAALKNRILGQAYFLRGLYLFHAVNLFKNVPIPTEIALYNPQKSHEEGWAQVIADFKAASDLLPTTYAGISGIDTKDSQGNTIKGRATKGAALGYLAKAYLFTKDFANAKTTFKQVIDLGVYSLTANYRDNFTDSNENNSESLFEVQFSRDAGGTTESWGGVPNANWRKTTARAITYGARDFGFVDVQPTWALFNEFHDEKTTTGAIDPRLDATMFYNKPGGMQLYGVDFATKYANSPLDLNDIFCAKYENSDGAYPNEYDWRSGINERLLRYADILLMYAECLNETGDTQGAYTYIQMVRDRVGLPNLSTAKPGLSQAAMRDQIGHERFLEFALEGHRFDDIRRWGWLENPTKLAWLKARDAEFNSFSPGREYFPIPQLDMDNNPGMTQNPSY; encoded by the coding sequence ATGAAATATAAAATATATAAATATCTAGCTGGATTCATTTGCATTGCTGCTGTAACTGCAAGTTGTGTAAACGATGATGATTTACTACAAACTGATCCAAATGTTGATTCCTCAGGATCGTTTTGGAAAACAGAAAAAGATGCTCTTGAAGGTGTTAATGCCGTTTATGGATGTTTAATAGCAGACGGAACTTATATGAGAAGTACTCCTTTAATGTTGGACACAAAAAGTGACGATTCAAGAAGTAACAGCCCTTGGGGTGCAATGTCCAATGTAGGCCGTTTCAACTCAAATGTTTCAGATCCTGCCATCTATGGCTGGGCATATGAAATGTATTATCAAGGTATCTATAGAGCCAACCAAGTATTGACGAATGTTCCAAAAATTGATATGGCGGATGCTGCGTTAAAAAACAGAATTCTTGGTCAAGCCTATTTTTTAAGAGGTCTGTATCTTTTTCATGCAGTAAACCTATTTAAAAATGTGCCAATTCCTACAGAAATTGCGCTTTATAATCCTCAAAAATCACACGAAGAAGGTTGGGCTCAAGTAATTGCTGATTTTAAGGCTGCCTCTGATTTATTACCTACAACTTACGCTGGAATATCTGGCATCGATACAAAAGATTCTCAAGGAAATACCATAAAGGGGCGCGCCACCAAAGGAGCTGCTCTAGGATATTTGGCGAAAGCATATTTATTTACCAAGGATTTTGCAAATGCTAAAACAACATTCAAACAAGTAATTGATTTAGGCGTTTACTCATTAACAGCAAACTATCGTGATAACTTTACTGATAGCAACGAGAATAATTCAGAATCTTTATTCGAGGTTCAATTTAGTAGAGATGCTGGTGGAACTACTGAGAGCTGGGGTGGAGTACCAAATGCTAATTGGAGAAAAACTACTGCAAGAGCAATTACCTATGGAGCAAGAGATTTTGGCTTTGTTGACGTGCAGCCTACTTGGGCATTATTCAATGAATTCCATGATGAAAAAACAACTACAGGTGCAATAGATCCTCGTTTGGATGCAACTATGTTCTATAACAAACCTGGAGGAATGCAATTGTATGGTGTAGATTTTGCAACCAAATATGCTAATAGTCCTTTAGATTTGAATGATATATTCTGCGCTAAATACGAAAATTCAGATGGTGCTTATCCTAATGAATATGACTGGCGTTCAGGAATTAACGAGCGCTTATTACGTTATGCTGACATCTTGCTAATGTATGCAGAATGCTTGAATGAAACTGGTGATACTCAGGGAGCATATACATACATCCAAATGGTTAGAGACCGTGTAGGTTTGCCAAACTTAAGCACTGCAAAACCAGGACTTAGCCAAGCAGCCATGAGAGACCAAATAGGACACGAAAGATTCTTGGAATTCGCTCTTGAAGGTCACCGCTTTGATGATATTCGTCGTTGGGGATGGTTGGAAAACCCTACCAAACTAGCATGGTTAAAAGCAAGAGATGCAGAATTTAATTCGTTTTCTCCTGGAAGAGAATATTTCCCAATACCACAATTAGATATGGATAATAACCCTGGTATGACACAAAATCCAAGTTATTAA
- a CDS encoding arabinan endo-1,5-alpha-L-arabinosidase has translation MIKKVTTIALFGLWLVSCQKEDIGNETVATTQTAQTLHLTAKTVSGNVPSHDPSTIVKSGVNYYVFTTGDNIPMTYSTDLINWFWGTSVFSSTPSWITGYVPGFTKTFWAPDVAWFNNRWNMYYSCSTFGSATSAIGLVTAPSISQSAGTKWTDRGVVISSSSSSDVNAIDPSILVDGSNVYMAYGSFHAGIGVIKIDPTTGKTTGSKTIVAGGSSASWEAPCLIKEGSYYYMFANRGACCQGVNSTYYIVVGRSTSPLGPFVDKSGISLTAGGGTTVLKTTGNYIGPGHISRIVGTQKGSVHYYDGADSGNPKLEIVNFTWSGGWPTIAY, from the coding sequence ATGATTAAAAAAGTAACCACTATTGCACTGTTTGGTCTGTGGCTTGTAAGTTGTCAAAAAGAGGATATCGGCAACGAAACGGTTGCTACAACACAAACCGCTCAAACTTTACATTTAACAGCAAAAACAGTTTCGGGTAATGTTCCTTCTCATGACCCAAGCACCATTGTAAAAAGTGGCGTGAATTATTATGTTTTTACAACTGGAGATAATATTCCAATGACTTATTCAACAGATTTAATAAATTGGTTTTGGGGAACATCTGTTTTTAGCTCCACTCCAAGTTGGATAACAGGCTATGTACCTGGATTTACCAAAACCTTTTGGGCACCTGATGTAGCTTGGTTTAACAATCGATGGAATATGTATTATTCCTGTTCTACTTTTGGATCAGCTACCTCAGCAATAGGTCTAGTTACTGCTCCTTCAATTTCGCAAAGTGCAGGAACAAAATGGACCGATAGAGGTGTTGTTATCTCATCCTCTTCATCCTCTGATGTTAATGCTATTGACCCATCCATTTTAGTGGACGGAAGCAATGTATACATGGCCTACGGTTCTTTTCATGCGGGGATTGGTGTTATAAAAATTGACCCCACAACTGGTAAAACCACTGGGAGCAAAACAATTGTTGCCGGTGGCAGTAGTGCTAGTTGGGAAGCGCCTTGCTTAATCAAGGAAGGTAGTTATTATTATATGTTTGCTAATCGTGGAGCGTGTTGCCAAGGGGTAAATAGCACTTACTATATTGTGGTAGGTCGTTCTACAAGTCCTCTTGGTCCCTTTGTGGATAAAAGCGGCATATCATTAACAGCTGGCGGAGGTACAACCGTATTAAAAACAACGGGAAATTACATTGGCCCAGGACATATTTCCAGAATTGTTGGAACACAAAAAGGATCTGTTCACTATTATGATGGTGCCGATAGCGGAAATCCTAAACTCGAAATCGTTAATTTTACATGGTCAGGAGGCTGGCCAACTATTGCATACTAA
- a CDS encoding alpha-N-arabinofuranosidase encodes MKKVLLFLFISSFCSQTSFAQKETTVLTIKNTANAPTINKNIYGHFAEHLGRCIYGGFFVGDTSKIPNTAGVRNDIIDALKKLKIPNLRWPGGCFADTYHWKDGIGPKENRPTIVNQWWGGTTEDNSFGTHDFLNLCETLGAEPYLSGNVGSGTVQELSDWVQYTNFGGKSPMSDLRKKNGRTEPWKVKFWGIGNEAWGCGGNMTADYYVNEYRKYATFMSDWGNTGGITRIASGSNSSDYNWTETLMKDIPLNMLGGVGVHHYAVIDWAKKGDGVDYTEFEYFQTMKSALKMEELVTKHSAIMDKYDPEKKVAMIVDEWGAWYEVEKGTNPGFLYQQNTMRDAVLAGSTLNIFNNHADRVRMANLAQCVNVLQAVILTDKAKMILTPTYYVMQLYSVHQDAQQLPITIKSPLYTFSGETLPALSASASKDKKGLVHISLVNIDSKKENTVEIDLTEIGIKSVSGLIIGSSKLQDFNSFDNPTKIQPVAFKGFEIKKGKLTVNVPPFSVIMLEGK; translated from the coding sequence ATGAAAAAAGTTCTATTATTTTTATTTATTTCCTCTTTTTGTAGCCAAACCAGTTTTGCACAAAAAGAAACCACAGTACTTACCATAAAAAATACTGCAAACGCTCCCACTATCAACAAAAACATTTACGGTCACTTTGCAGAGCATTTAGGCAGGTGCATATATGGCGGATTTTTTGTGGGTGATACTTCCAAAATACCTAACACAGCCGGTGTTCGTAACGATATTATTGATGCTCTAAAAAAATTAAAAATTCCAAATTTGCGTTGGCCAGGTGGTTGTTTTGCCGATACGTACCACTGGAAAGACGGTATTGGCCCAAAAGAAAACAGACCAACAATTGTAAACCAATGGTGGGGAGGAACTACCGAAGACAATAGCTTTGGAACACATGATTTCTTGAATTTGTGCGAAACACTTGGCGCTGAACCTTATCTTTCTGGAAACGTAGGTAGCGGAACTGTACAAGAACTGTCAGACTGGGTACAATACACCAACTTTGGAGGCAAAAGCCCAATGAGTGATTTGCGTAAAAAGAATGGAAGAACAGAACCTTGGAAAGTTAAATTCTGGGGAATTGGAAATGAAGCATGGGGTTGTGGAGGAAATATGACAGCCGATTATTATGTGAATGAATATCGAAAATATGCTACATTCATGTCTGATTGGGGAAATACTGGCGGTATAACGCGTATTGCTTCTGGATCCAATAGTTCCGATTATAATTGGACAGAAACTTTAATGAAAGACATCCCGCTAAATATGCTAGGAGGAGTTGGAGTACACCATTATGCCGTAATCGATTGGGCAAAAAAAGGAGACGGTGTAGATTACACAGAATTTGAGTATTTCCAAACCATGAAATCGGCGCTAAAAATGGAGGAACTCGTTACCAAACACTCTGCCATTATGGATAAATATGATCCAGAGAAAAAAGTGGCAATGATTGTAGACGAATGGGGAGCTTGGTATGAAGTGGAAAAAGGAACCAATCCTGGATTTTTATACCAACAAAACACAATGAGAGATGCGGTTTTGGCAGGATCAACCCTTAATATTTTCAACAATCACGCAGATCGTGTTCGTATGGCCAACTTAGCACAATGTGTTAATGTTTTGCAGGCAGTTATCCTTACCGATAAAGCCAAAATGATTTTGACACCAACCTATTATGTAATGCAATTGTACAGCGTACACCAAGATGCACAACAATTGCCTATTACTATAAAATCACCACTATATACTTTCAGTGGCGAAACACTTCCTGCATTATCAGCCTCGGCTTCTAAGGACAAAAAAGGATTGGTTCATATTTCATTGGTAAATATCGATTCCAAAAAAGAAAACACTGTAGAGATTGACCTTACTGAAATTGGAATCAAATCTGTTTCCGGTCTAATTATTGGTTCTTCAAAATTACAAGATTTCAATTCATTTGACAATCCAACAAAAATTCAGCCAGTAGCTTTCAAAGGTTTTGAAATCAAAAAAGGAAAACTGACGGTTAACGTTCCTCCTTTTTCAGTTATAATGTTAGAAGGGAAATAA